DNA sequence from the Alkalilimnicola ehrlichii MLHE-1 genome:
CGCCCTGCGGGGCAGGGATATCGGCGCCTGGGTCACCACCGTGGTCACCGGTGCCGCCCTGCTCTGGATTGCCGGGGTAGTCATCGTCCATTTGTTGGCCGACCCGGGCACAGGGCCACTGGGCTGGCAGACCCAGCTCCGACAGTGGATTCCCTACGCCCTGGTGCCCATCGGCCTGGCCCTGGGGGGGGTACAGTTCCTGCTGACCGCGTTGCGCAACCTCACCAGCCGGGAGATCTACCGCTCGTTCACCCAGAAGGAGCAGTACGGTGACGCTAACCCCGATGAGCCGTAAGTCACCCGCCGCGCCCGCGGGCAGGGGCCGGCCATTGCAGAGATCGACTCGAGGAGTTTACCGCCGATGATCTGGATCATGGTCGGCATCATGGTGGGGCTGCTGCTCCTGGGCTTCCCGCTGATGGTGCCGCTGCTCTCCGCAGCCCTCTACGTCATGCTGTTCGAGCTGGATTTCATCAGCACGAACCGCATTGTCGCGCAAATGGTCTCCGGCATCTCCTCGCCGGTGCTGGCGGCGGTGCCGTTGTTCATCCTCGCCGCCGACATCATGACCAAGGGCCGCACCGCCAACCGTCTGTTGGATCTGGTCATGAGCTTCTTCGGCCACCTGCGCGGGGGGCTGCCGGTCACCGCGGCCATCAGCTGCACCCTTTTCGGTGCGGTCTCCGGCTCCACCCAGGCGACGGTGGTGGCCATCGGCGGGCCGCTGCGCCCAAAGCTGATCAAGGCCGGCTATAAGGACAGCTTCACCACCGCACTGATCATCAACGCCAGTGACATCGCCCTGCTCATCCCGCCGAGCATCGGCATGATCGTCTACGGCGTGGTCTCCCGCACCTCGGTGCGCGAACTGTTCATCGCCGGCATCCTGCCCGGGCTGCTGATCCTGCTCTTCTTCTGTGTCTACACCTATATCTACTCCCGGCTAAAGCAGATCCCGGTGCAGGACAGGTCAACCTGGTCGATTCGGCTGCAGGCCCTGCGCGGGGCCTTGCTACCCATGGGCTTCCCGATCATTGTCGTGGGTGGCATCTACGCCGGCTTCTTCTCCCCCACCGAGGCAGCGGCCGTCTCCGTGGCCTACGCCTTCCTGCTGGAGGTGGTGATCTTCCGGTCGCTGCACATCAAGGAGATCTGGCCCATCGCCCTGTCCACCGGGTTGATCACCGCGGTGGTCTTCGTGCTGGTGGCCTCCGGCCAGGTCTTCTCGTACGTGGTCTCGGCAGCGCGGATCCCCCGGGAGTTGATCGGGCCGCTGATCGAGACCCTGGCGGGCAACCCCGAGATGGCGTTAATCGTCATCGCCCTCGCCTACTTCATCGGCTGTATGTTCGTGGACCCCATCGTGGTCATCCTGGTGCTGACACCGATCTTCACCCCGCTGGTGGACGCCACCGGGCTCGACCCGGTGCACGTGGGCGTCATCGTCACCCTGCAGGCGGCCATCGGTTCGGCCACGCCACCCTTTGGCTGCGACATCTTCACCGCCATCGCGATCTTCAGGCGACCTTACTGGGACACCATCAAGGGCACGCCGCCGTTCATCTTTATCCTGTTGCTGTCCACGGCGGTGCTCATCGCCTTCCCGCAGATCTCGCTGTTCCTGCCGCAACTGGCCTTCGGCTAGGCGCCACGGGTACGGCGAACGGCGCCTGCCCGTCGCGGGCGGGCGCCGCCATCACGAAAAAGGGGAGACCCGTCACCGGGCCTCCCCTTCTTATTGGCCTGAGCGGCCAGCAGGCCGGGCCCATCCCGCGGACCGAGCCATCGGCCCCCGGGATGGCGTCAGGCGATCACTCGCCGTCCTGCACCGCCTTCATGCTCAGCCGGATACGGCCCTGGCGGTCCACCTCCAGCACCTTGACGCGCACGGTGTCACCTTCCTTGAGGTAGTCACCCACCCGCTCCACGCGCTCGTTGGAGATCTGGGAGATGTGCACCAGGCCATCCCGGCCGGGCAGGATGTTGACGAAGGCGCCGAAATCCATCAGCTTCGAGACCTTCCCCTCGTAGACCGTCCCCACCTCCACGTCGGCGGTGAGCAGCTCGATGCGCCGGCGGGCCTCGTCGGCCGCGGCCTTGTCCGCGGAGGCGATGGTCACCTTGCCATCGTCGGAGATGTCGATAGTGGTGCCGGTCTCCTCGGTCAACGCGCGAATGGTGGCGCCACCCTTGCCGATGACATCACGGATCTTGTCCGGGTCGATCCGGATGGTGAGCAGGCGCGGAGCGTACTCGGACATCTCGCTCCGCGGGCCGCTGATGGCATTGTTCATCTCACCAAGGATGTGCAGGCGGCCTTCCCGGGCCTGCTCCAGCGCCTGCTCCATGATCTCGCGGGTAATCCCCTGGATCTTGATGTCCATCTGCAGCGCGGTCACGCCGCTCTCGGTCCCGGCGACCTTGAAGTCCATGTCGCCCAGGTGGTCCTCATCGCCGAGGATGTCGGAGAGCACGGCGAACTGCTCGTCCTCCTTGATCAGGCCCATGGCGATACCGGCCACCGGTGCTTTCACTGGCACGCCGGCGTCCATCAGCGACAGGGAGGTGCCGCAGACGGTGGCCATGGAGGAGGAGCCGTTGGACTCGGTGATCTCGGAGACCACGCGGATCACGTAGGGGCAATCGTCCGCGGCCGGCATGACCGCTTCAATGCCCCGCTTGGCGAGCTTACCGTGACCGATCTCGCGGCGCTTGGGCGTGCCCATGAAGCCGGTCTCGCCCACACAGTAGGGCGGGAAGTTGTAGTGCAGCATGAACTGCTCTTTGCGCTCGCCCTCGATGGCATCGATGATCTGGGCATCACGGCCGGTCCCGAGGGTGGTCACCACCACAGCCTGGGTCTCGCCGCGGGTAAAGATCGCCGAACCGTGCGTACGCGGCAGGCTCCCCACCTCGATGTCGATGGGCCGGACGGTCCGGGTATCCCGCCCGTCGATACGGCGCTCACCCGCCAGGATGCGCCCGCGGACGATGTCCTTCTCCAGCCCCTTAAAGGCGTCGCCCACGTCCTTCTCGGGCCAACCGCCCTCTTCCTCACGGTTCTCACCCAGCGCCTCGACGGCCCGCTGCCGCAGTTCGCCGATCCGGTTCTGGCGCTCCTGCTTTTCCGGGATCTGGTAGGCGGCGGCCAGGTCGTCGCCCACCAGGTCCTTGATCGCCGTCTCCAGGGCAGCGTCGCCTTGCGGCGGGTGCCAGTCCCATCGCGGCTTGCCCGCCTCGGCGGTGAGCTCGTTGATCGCCTGGATAGCCACCTGCATCTGCTCGTGGCCGTACAGCACGGCGCCAAGCATGGCCTCCTCGGGGAGCTGGTTGGCCTCCGACTCCACCATCAGCACGGCGTTCTCCGTGCCCGCGACCACCAGGTCCAGGTCGGAGGCGGCGGTCTCCTCGAAGGTGGGATTCAGCAGGTACTCGCCGTCCTTATAGCCAACACGGGCGGCGCCGATGGGGCCATCGAAGGGGATACCGGAAATAGACAGTGCCGCGGAGGCCCCGATCAATGCCGGGATGTCGGCATCCACCTCAGGGTTCATGGAGAGCACGGTGGCCACCACCTGCACCTCGTTATAGAACCCCTCCGGGAACAGCGGCCGGATGGGCCGGTCGATCAGACGGCAGGTGAGGGTCTCCTTCTCGGAGGGGCGGCCCTCACGCTTGAAGAAGCCTCCCGGGATCTTGCCCGCCGCATAGGTCCGCTCCTGGTAATTGACGGTCAGGGGGAAGAAGCCCTTGCCCGGGTCCGCCTCCTTGCGACCGACAGCGGTGACGAGCACCACCGTATCACTCATGTTGACCAGCACGGCGCCATCGGCCTGCCGTGCGACGCCACCGGTTTCCAGAGTGACCGTGTGGTTTCCGTACTGAAAGCTCTTCTTGACTGATTTCACGATAATATCCGGCTGCTCTTGAAATGACTGACGAGGTGCCCCGCCCCTGCGGGACACCCGGCGCACGCGCCCATTGGCGGCGTGCGGACGGGCGTGCCCTTACTTGCGCAGGCCCAGGTTCTCGATGAGGTCGAGATAGCGCTGGCGATCCTTACGCTTGAGGTAGTCCAGCAGCTTGCGCCGCTGGCTGACCAGCTTGAGCAGGCCCTGGCGGGAGTGGTGGTCCTGCTTGTGCTCGGCGAAGTGACCGCTCAGGTGCTGGATGCGGGCGGTCAGCAGCGCCACCTGCACCTCGGGCGAACCGGTGTCGGAGGCGGTACGTGCGTGTTTCTTGACGATTTCGCCCTTCTGCTCAGCGGAAAGCGACATGTAACTGACTCCTGAAAACTCAAACAGTTGGTATGGACCTGATGGTTAATCGGCGTATTTTAGCCCCCGGCCGCCAGGGGTAACAAGCAACATCGGGTTACTGCTTACCGCCCCCGCCCGTTGCCAGCAGGCGTTTGGGCGCGATGCGGCCCTCCGCATCCGGGCAGCCCATGCCCAGGAAACGGCCCTCGCGGGTATAGAGCCGCAACCAGGCGGCCTCCGGAATGCGGGGCACCCACACCGGCTGCCCCTGCATGAGAAAGAAGGCGACGTCCTCGGCCAGCTCCACGGCCGGCCACTGCACAAGGGCGCTGTCCATCGGCAGCAGGCAGTTGTCCAGTGCCTCGAGGCCCTCTCCGGCCGCGGCCTCCAGCGCCTCCAGCGTGAACATGTCGGGATCGTCGAACGGACCCAGCCCGGTGCGGCGCAGGCCGATGACGTGGGCTCCGCAGCCCAACGCCCGGCCGATGTCCTCGACCAGGGTGCGCACGTAGGTGCCCTTGGAGCAGCGGACATCCAGGGCCAGGGTGTCACCCTCCAGCGCCACCAGCGTGAGCCCATTGATGCGCACCGGGCGCGGCTCGCGATTGACTTCTTTACCCTCACGCGCCAGCTTGTAAAGCCGCTGGCCCTTGTGCTTGAGCGCGGAGTACATGGGCGGCACCTGCTCGATGTCGCCCCGGAATCCGGCCAGTGCCGCCTCCACCCGGTCCGCGTCCAGTGCCGGCACCGGGGTCTCCTCCAGCACCTCACCCTCGGCATCGCCGGTATCGGTGGTGACGCCCAGGCGGCAGCGCACTTGGTAGTGCTTGTCGGCGTCCAGCAGAAAGCCGGAGACCTTGGTGGCCTCACCGAAACAGAGGGGCAGCAGGCCGGTGGCCAGCGGGTCCAGACTGCCGGTATGACCGGCCTTACGGGCCTGGAACAGCCGTTTCGCCCGTTGCAGGGCCTGGTTGGAGGACAGCCCGGCGGGTTTGTCCAGCAGCAGGATGCCGTTGACCCGGCGCAGATGCTTACGTGCCATTAAGCGCCCCGTCAGCCGTTGTCCGGCTTGTCGTCGTCGTGCTGCTGGCGGTCTTCCTCCACCGCCTCATCAATGAGCCGGCTGAGCCGGTCGCCGCGGTCGAAGGCGGTGTCGTGCTGGAAGTGCAGGGCCGGCACCTGGCGGATACGCAGGCGCTGGCCGAGCAGCTTGCGCAGGTAGCCGGCTGCCCGGGTCAGCACCTCGACGGTCTTGGCGTTGTCCTCATCGCTGCCGCCCAGGGCGGTCACGAACACCTTCGCGTGCGCCAGATCCCGGCTGACCGTCACCTCGGAGACCGTGACCATACCCAGCCGCGGGTCGCGGAGTTCGTCACGGATCAGCTCGGCCAGCTCGCGCTGGATCTGCTCGCCGACCCGGCGTGTTCTCGGGAAATCCCTGGGCATCTCTACCTCACAGCTCGCGGCGCACTTCCACGCGCTCGTAGCACTCGATCTGGTCGCCAATGCGGACGTCGTTGTAGTTCTTAACGCCGATACCACACTCGGTGCCGGACTTGACCTCGGTGACGTCGTCCTTGTGGCGGCGCAGGGACTCCAGCTCGCCCTCGTAGATGACCACGTTGTCGCGCAGCACGCGGATGGGGTTCTTCCGGCGCACTGCCCCCTCGGTGACCAGACAGCCGGCCACCGCGCCAAGCTTGGAGGAGCGGAACACGTCCTTGACCTCTGCCAGGCCGATGATGTGCTCCTCGAGTTCCGGTTCCAACATCCCGGAGATGGCGTTTTTCACCTGCTCGATGGCGTCGTAGATGACGCTGTAGTAGTGCAGGTCGACGTCGTTCTCCTGGACCAGACGCCGGGCAGCCGCATCGGCACGCACGTTGAAGCCGATCAGGATGGCGTTGGAGGCCAGGGCCAGGTTGACATCGGACTCGTTGATGGCGCCCACGCCGGAGGAGATCACCTTGACCTGGATATCGTCGGTGGAGAGGTTGGCCAGCGATTGCTGCAGCGCCTCGGCACTGCCCTGGACGTCCGCCTTGACCACCAGGTTGACCGTGTTGACCTCATCCTCCTTCATCTGGTTGAAGAGGTTCTCCATGCGGGCCGCCTGCTGCTGGGCCAGACGCTTGTCGCGCTGACGCTCCTTGCGCATCTCGGCCACCTCACGGGCCTTCTTCTCGTCGTCGACCACCACCATGTCGTCGCCGGCGGAGGGCAGACCGGAGAGCCCAAGCACCACCACGGGGATCGAGGGCCCGGCCTCGTCGACCCGCTTGCCGGTCTCGTCGATCAGCGCACGCACGCGGCCGTATTCGGTGCCGCAGAGCAGGCTGTCGCCCTTCTTCAGCAGGCCGCTCTGCACCAGCACCGTGGCCACCGGGCCGCGCCCCTTGTCCAGACTGGACTCCAGCACGATACCGGAGGCGTTGCCCTCGGCCACGGCCCCCAGCTCCATCAGCTCGGCCTGCAGCAGGATCGCCTCCAGCAGATCATCCAGACCCTCGCCCTGTTTTGCCGAGACGTGGATGAACTGGACATCACCGCCCCACTCCTCGGGGATGACCTCCATCTGCGAGAGCTCCTGCTTGACCCGGTCCGGGTCCGCATCCGGCTTGTCGATCTTGTTGACCGCCACCACCATCGGCACCTCGGCCGCCTTGGCATGGCGCACCGCCTCTTCGGTCTGGGGCATGACGCCGTCGTCGGCCGCCACCACCAGCACCACGATGTCGGTCAACTGGGCACCACGGGCACGCATGGCGGTGAAGGCCTCGTGTCCCGGGGTGTCCAGGAAGGTGACCATGCCGCGGTCGGTCTCCACGTGGTAGGCGCCGATGTGCTGGGTGATCCCCCCGGCCTCGGCGTCCGCCACCTTGGCCCGGCGGATGTTGTCCAACAGCGAGGTCTTGCCGTGGTCGACGTGGCCCATGACGGTGACCACCGGCGGCCGCGGGGCCTTGTCGCCCTCCTGGGCCTGGGAGGTATCCTGCAGCACCTCCTCCTCAAGGGCGTCCGCACGCACAATCACCGGCTTGTGGCCCATCTCTTCGACCAGCAGGACCGCGGTGTCCTGGTCCAGGGCCTGGTTGATGGTCGCCATCACCCCCTGCTTCATCATCTCCTTGATGAGCACGGCGGCCTTGACGCTCATCTTCTGTGCCAGATCACCGACGGTGATGCTCTCAGGGATCTCCACCTCACGCACCACCGGCTGGGTGGGTTTGGCGAAGCCATGCTGTAGCTGCTTGGCCGCCTCACCACCGGAGGCGGCACGCCTGCCGCCCTTCTTGCCCCCCCGGCGGCCGGGCTTGCCGGCGCCCATGGAGAGGCTCTCCCGGCCCTTTTTCTGCTTGCCCTTGGCAGCAGGCGCGGTGGCGCCGGTCTTACGGGCCGCGCGCTCCTCGGCCTCGCGTTCGCGCCGGGCCTCCTGCTCCAGCCGGCGGCGCTCCTTCTCTTCCTCGCGCCTGCGCGCCTCTTCCTTCTCGGCAGCCAGTCGTGCCGCTTCCGGATCGGGCTGGGGTTCGGCCTTGTCCGCCTCGTCGGCGACGCCGGCCGTCTCGGCCGTGGCCTCACGTTCGGCCTCCGCCTGACGGAGCGCCTCGGCTTCCGCCTGTCGGCGCTCGGCCTCCTCCTGCTCACGGCGGCGGGCCTCAGCCTCCTCGGCCTCCCGACGCGCCCGCTCCTCCGCCCGCTTGCGGTCCTCGATCAGGGCCCGCTCCAGGCGCTCGACGTCGTGTTTGGACTCTTCGGCCTCCACCAC
Encoded proteins:
- a CDS encoding TRAP transporter large permease, which translates into the protein MIWIMVGIMVGLLLLGFPLMVPLLSAALYVMLFELDFISTNRIVAQMVSGISSPVLAAVPLFILAADIMTKGRTANRLLDLVMSFFGHLRGGLPVTAAISCTLFGAVSGSTQATVVAIGGPLRPKLIKAGYKDSFTTALIINASDIALLIPPSIGMIVYGVVSRTSVRELFIAGILPGLLILLFFCVYTYIYSRLKQIPVQDRSTWSIRLQALRGALLPMGFPIIVVGGIYAGFFSPTEAAAVSVAYAFLLEVVIFRSLHIKEIWPIALSTGLITAVVFVLVASGQVFSYVVSAARIPRELIGPLIETLAGNPEMALIVIALAYFIGCMFVDPIVVILVLTPIFTPLVDATGLDPVHVGVIVTLQAAIGSATPPFGCDIFTAIAIFRRPYWDTIKGTPPFIFILLLSTAVLIAFPQISLFLPQLAFG
- the pnp gene encoding polyribonucleotide nucleotidyltransferase, producing MKSVKKSFQYGNHTVTLETGGVARQADGAVLVNMSDTVVLVTAVGRKEADPGKGFFPLTVNYQERTYAAGKIPGGFFKREGRPSEKETLTCRLIDRPIRPLFPEGFYNEVQVVATVLSMNPEVDADIPALIGASAALSISGIPFDGPIGAARVGYKDGEYLLNPTFEETAASDLDLVVAGTENAVLMVESEANQLPEEAMLGAVLYGHEQMQVAIQAINELTAEAGKPRWDWHPPQGDAALETAIKDLVGDDLAAAYQIPEKQERQNRIGELRQRAVEALGENREEEGGWPEKDVGDAFKGLEKDIVRGRILAGERRIDGRDTRTVRPIDIEVGSLPRTHGSAIFTRGETQAVVVTTLGTGRDAQIIDAIEGERKEQFMLHYNFPPYCVGETGFMGTPKRREIGHGKLAKRGIEAVMPAADDCPYVIRVVSEITESNGSSSMATVCGTSLSLMDAGVPVKAPVAGIAMGLIKEDEQFAVLSDILGDEDHLGDMDFKVAGTESGVTALQMDIKIQGITREIMEQALEQAREGRLHILGEMNNAISGPRSEMSEYAPRLLTIRIDPDKIRDVIGKGGATIRALTEETGTTIDISDDGKVTIASADKAAADEARRRIELLTADVEVGTVYEGKVSKLMDFGAFVNILPGRDGLVHISQISNERVERVGDYLKEGDTVRVKVLEVDRQGRIRLSMKAVQDGE
- the rpsO gene encoding 30S ribosomal protein S15; this translates as MSLSAEQKGEIVKKHARTASDTGSPEVQVALLTARIQHLSGHFAEHKQDHHSRQGLLKLVSQRRKLLDYLKRKDRQRYLDLIENLGLRK
- the truB gene encoding tRNA pseudouridine(55) synthase TruB gives rise to the protein MARKHLRRVNGILLLDKPAGLSSNQALQRAKRLFQARKAGHTGSLDPLATGLLPLCFGEATKVSGFLLDADKHYQVRCRLGVTTDTGDAEGEVLEETPVPALDADRVEAALAGFRGDIEQVPPMYSALKHKGQRLYKLAREGKEVNREPRPVRINGLTLVALEGDTLALDVRCSKGTYVRTLVEDIGRALGCGAHVIGLRRTGLGPFDDPDMFTLEALEAAAGEGLEALDNCLLPMDSALVQWPAVELAEDVAFFLMQGQPVWVPRIPEAAWLRLYTREGRFLGMGCPDAEGRIAPKRLLATGGGGKQ
- the rbfA gene encoding 30S ribosome-binding factor RbfA → MPRDFPRTRRVGEQIQRELAELIRDELRDPRLGMVTVSEVTVSRDLAHAKVFVTALGGSDEDNAKTVEVLTRAAGYLRKLLGQRLRIRQVPALHFQHDTAFDRGDRLSRLIDEAVEEDRQQHDDDKPDNG
- the infB gene encoding translation initiation factor IF-2 — its product is MAEDKVREFAETVGIPVERLVSQLEAAGISGRGPEDPLSDLDKATLLEYLRKGRDGGEQDDDQAPSKITLRRKKVSTLKMPASGGGGSGARGPRQTRTVNVEVRKKRTYVKRSVVEAEESKHDVERLERALIEDRKRAEERARREAEEAEARRREQEEAERRQAEAEALRQAEAEREATAETAGVADEADKAEPQPDPEAARLAAEKEEARRREEEKERRRLEQEARREREAEERAARKTGATAPAAKGKQKKGRESLSMGAGKPGRRGGKKGGRRAASGGEAAKQLQHGFAKPTQPVVREVEIPESITVGDLAQKMSVKAAVLIKEMMKQGVMATINQALDQDTAVLLVEEMGHKPVIVRADALEEEVLQDTSQAQEGDKAPRPPVVTVMGHVDHGKTSLLDNIRRAKVADAEAGGITQHIGAYHVETDRGMVTFLDTPGHEAFTAMRARGAQLTDIVVLVVAADDGVMPQTEEAVRHAKAAEVPMVVAVNKIDKPDADPDRVKQELSQMEVIPEEWGGDVQFIHVSAKQGEGLDDLLEAILLQAELMELGAVAEGNASGIVLESSLDKGRGPVATVLVQSGLLKKGDSLLCGTEYGRVRALIDETGKRVDEAGPSIPVVVLGLSGLPSAGDDMVVVDDEKKAREVAEMRKERQRDKRLAQQQAARMENLFNQMKEDEVNTVNLVVKADVQGSAEALQQSLANLSTDDIQVKVISSGVGAINESDVNLALASNAILIGFNVRADAAARRLVQENDVDLHYYSVIYDAIEQVKNAISGMLEPELEEHIIGLAEVKDVFRSSKLGAVAGCLVTEGAVRRKNPIRVLRDNVVIYEGELESLRRHKDDVTEVKSGTECGIGVKNYNDVRIGDQIECYERVEVRREL